The Salicibibacter halophilus DNA window ACAGGTGTCATTTTGCCCCGCAAATTCACAACGCCGGCAATGTCCCGGCGATGGGCGCCGGGAACATGAGTAATTGGCAACATACGTTCGATCGACTGCACGCGGGTAATCTCCAGGCCATATTCTTGTCCGTTCAATTCAAAGATAACGATTTTCCATTGAGCAGTATCTGTATTCGTCACCGTTTCCACTCCCTCTTATTTTTTAACGAGTGCATCTGTGTCAATAATTAACGCTGCTTCTCCATCGCCTACAACGGTTGCACCCGAAATCGCAAAAACATCCTGTAAAAAAGATCCAAGTGACTTTAACACCACTTCATGATGGCCGATAAATTGATCCACCACAAGCCCTACATATCGGTCTTCTTTATTTATAATGACAACGGAATGGAATTTTCCCCCTTGTTGAGCCCCTTTCGTATTTGGCGCTTGAAACACATCGTGCAAAAACAGCAGCGGTATAATGTGTCCCCTGAATTCCATAACCTTTCGGTCGTGCGTTTCACGGACTTCCGCTTCCGTTATAATCGCCGTTTCCATAATTGCCGAGATGGGAATGCCATAGGTTTCCTTTTTCACTTGCACGAGCAAAACTTCAATAATGGAAAGCGTCAATGGCAACTGAACAGAAAAAAACGATCCTTTTCCAAGTTCGGAATCAACGGAGACGACACCGCCTAAGGATTCAAAAGTTTGCCGAACAACATCAAGGCCAACCCCTCTTCCCGATACATCCGTAATTGTTTCCGCCGTACTGAAACCCGGCGAGAACAATAAGTCATACTTCTCGGGATCCGTCATCGTTTTTGCATCTGATTCAGTTATGATGCTTTGACTTATTGCTTTTTTAACGAGCTTTTCTTTATCGATGCCCGCCCCGTCATCCGAGACCTGTATGTATACATGATTGCCGCTGTGATAAGCGCTAAGGCGAACCGTTCCTGCTTCATTTTTACCGGCGGCCATTCGTGTCTCGGGCAATTCAATTCCGTGATCGATGGAGTTTCTCAACAAATGAACGAGTGGATCCCCGATTTCATCGATGATCGAACGGTCCAGTTCCGTTTTTTCCCCTTCGATTTCTATTTTCACTTTTTTCCCAAGATCTTTGGACACTTTTCGAACCATGCGCGGAAAACGGTTAAAAACATGTTCGACGGGCACCATGCGCATGTTCAAAATAACCGTTTGCAACTCTTCAGATATACGGCTCATTCGCTCTACCGTTTCCGTTAACGATTGGTTTTGCAACGCTTGCGCATTCCTTTCCAATCGGCTCCGATCCACGACCCATTCCTCAAACAAATTCATCAACCTATCCAAACGTTCTATATCAACCTTGATCATTCGCTTCGTTTCTTTTTTTTCCGGGAAGGTCGTCGGATCGTTTGCCGTTTCTTCTTGAGACGTTTCCTTTCGCTGCATGCGTTTACCTGTAATCGTTTCAATACGTACAGAAGTGATCTCGGACACCTTGTATAGGATTGCTTCCAACTCTTCGATGCTTCTTTTCGATATAAAAGCTAGTCTAAACGTATGTTCAAAATTTTCCTCTTCCAAATCTTCCACGGGCGGGCTGGTTTTAATGACCTCTCCATGGTTCCCCAATCCATTGAATACCATATGCACCCGCGCCGCTTTCAAAAGGGTGGATGGATCCAAAGTAACCGTAATATCATACGGCGTGTACCCTTGTTCTGCCGATTGGGTCAATACGGTCTGCTCGAATTCATCATAGGATAGCGATTGGACTTTCTCGGTTACCGCCCCTTCTTCTTTTCCGTCATCGGAAGTCAAGGCTTTCAAAAGAGCGAGATGGACGGCAATATCTTTATTGTCATTTCCGCCTTCGGCAACATCGTCAATCATTTCTTCCACTAAATCTACAGCCTCAAAGACATGATCGAGTGTTTCGGAGGTCGCCGCCAGCGTTTCATTCCGAAGGGCATCCAACACATTTTCCATCGTGTGCGTAAGTTCGCTAAGATTGTGAAACTCCATCGTTGCCGCCATTCCTTTTAACGTATGGGCAGAACGGAAAACTTCTTCAACGATAGGGAGTGTGCCCGGGCTTTTTTCCAACTCCAATAAATGGTTGGTCATATTTTGGACATGTTCCCGGCCTTCATCGATAAACAATTGCATGTAATTCGATCGTGCCATTTCATCAACTCATTTCGGCCATTCTATTGTTCTATTTTAACATAATAAGTATTGAAATGAGTATTTTTTCCTATATTTCATTTTAAAAAAAAGAAGCGAAAGCCATCGCTTCTTTTTACGCTTCTTCAATGACAGCACAAGCAGCACGGTCTCCGGCGTCTCCGGTGTCAAGCGTATCTTCGTCCGGTCCGGAATCGCCTTCGTCTTGTTCATCGGAAGTGTAGCGATCCGGAATATTGGCGAAATTATCAGGATCCTCATGAACGATCATGGCTGTTTCTTCTTCAACGAGTTCATCAGGATCGAAGCGGTCGACTTCTACCGACATATCAGCTGTTCCATCTTCTTTTACATAAAGTGGCGGCAAGTCGCCGGCGTGCTCCCCGTGATCATTGTCTTCCGGCGCATAATGGCCTTCCGCTGTCTCAAACGGCCCTTCTTCGGCATCAGGTTCGCATACCCCTTCTTCATGGATATGGAAACCATGAAAACCTTGATCGAGATTTTCAACTTCTGCACTGATTCGTGTGTTGCCATCGGTTTCATAAAAACTTACCGTCCCTATCGATTCCTCGTCTGGATCATACAATTCGGCGACCGCGTCTGGCTCCTCTGCATCTTCTGCCTCCTCATTATCCGTTTCTTCCGCTTCGCCATTGCCTTCACCATTATCCAACGACTCATCTTCCTCATCCGTATCTTCCGGAGAACAGGCAGCCAACAGGATTGACACACCGCCTGCCAATACAAATGAAAATAAATTTTTCTTCATCGGCTTCAACTCCCCAATTCAATATGTTCACGGTGTGCTATTGCCCGTAAAAAGATCGGAATAAACGACAAATTTCCATATTCATGTAAATACGTTCGCAAGTCTTACGAAATCATACCCATCTATCAGCGTTCACCCAGTAGATAAGCCCCAAGAACTAGACGATGAGATTTGTAACATTGATAAAAATCTTTTTGGCGGAAACGTTTTAGATGCCGTGTGGTAGACGGGGAGAGGCGTCCGTGGTTGCTCGACCATGGGGAAAGATGAGGAGCATTGGAGACCTAACGAGTTTCGCAATCTCGCGTTAGGGCTCCATCATAACCGCGTTGCTGCCCTAACGACTTCTATCATGTTTAATGATGCACTCTGCTACGCACAAAAAAACCCGGCGCGCAGCCGGGTCAATGATCAAAAGGTTATGCTTCTTGTGCGTATACACTCACGCGTTTACGTTTTTTATCGACACGCTCAAACTTTACAACGCCGTCAATTTTGGCGAACAATGTGTCATCGCCGCCTTTTCCGACGTTTTCACCGGGATGGATTTTTGTGCCGCGCTGACGAACGAGGATTGAGCCTCCCGTCACGTTTTGGCCATCGCCGCGTTTTGCGCCGAGGCGTTTCGCGATCGAGTCACGACCGTTTTTCGTACTCCCAACCCCTTTTTTCTGAGCGAAAAATTGCAAGTCCATGTTTAGCATTGTCGTACACCTCCTTCTATTTTTCCGTCACTTCTATAAAATCTCCGTAAGATTCCTGTATGCCATAGATGGATACAAGCATGCCTTCCAACAACAATTGGCCGTCTTCAGCCTCCCGTCCACTCCAGGCGTCGGGAATGGCCCCATGCAAGTAACCGCCATTTTCCCCACTTTCCACGTGCAGGGGGGATACACACAGGGATTCAATGGCATTAACCGCGCCAATCGCAACCGCTGATACACCGGCACAAACGATGTCCTCCCCGTAATCGGCGGCATCGGCATGGCCGGATAGCGTGAATGATTGAATCGTATGATCGGCTTCGTCGCGCACGATCGTCATTTTAATCATCGCAACTAGGCCTTATGCTTGAATACTGTCGATGGTGACTTTCGTATAAGGCTGGCGATGACCTTGTTTACGACGATAGCCTTTGCGACGCTTAAATTTGTATACAATGATTTTCTTGCCTTTGCCATTCTTTTCGACTTTTCCTGCCACTTTTGCGCCCTCCACATAGGGAGCGCCTACTTTTGTTTCGTCGCCGCCGACCAACATCACTTTATCGAAAGTAACGTCTTCCCCGGCTTCCGCCGGCAATTTTTCGACAAAAATGGACTGGCCTTCTTCGACTTTGACTTGTTTTCCACCTGTCTCAATAATCGCGTACATTTCATGCACCTCCTGCTTTTCTAAGACTCGCCATGTAAGGTGCCTCTTCACTTCAGCTTATAACCTTACGTTGCGCGGTTGTAGTTTGGAGGCTCCAAACAACATAGCTATGTTATCATAGCGCTCTAACACTGTCAATAACTCCAATCCAGTTTAAAACGTATTTAAAGATGCGCAAGCGTTCCGATGGAAACGTGGCTTTTTCGTGTTTTGAACCAGTGGTCGAGCACATCTCTTTCATCGATCAATTGTCCCGTTTCTTTAATTTTATAAACTGCTCGCTTCCCTTTATAGAGACGTCGCAACGCCACATGTACGCTTTCCTTCGAAGCTACTTGGATCATTGCTACGTTTCTTCCCCCATATGTTTTTCCAAGCAAACGCCTTTCCAATAGAAAACGCAAAAACCCGTACGGTTGTTGACGCCATTCCAGGTAATGGCACACGGAAAGAAACACCAATATTACCCACCACTGTAAATGCATCGGATACGAAATGGCTGTAATCAAAGCAACCACCGCAAGAAAGCCGAAGGAAAAACGAAGCGCCCATGTTTGTGCGTCTCGAAACGGCAAAAACTTACAAGTGATCAGTTGCAAGAGCTTTCCTCCATCCAAAGGCCAAAGCGGTAATAAATTAAAAAATAAAAGGGCAGTGTTATGAAACAAAAATAGTTCATGATCGCTGGTTGTCCAGAAAGGAAAGATGGCAACTGCAACCCATGACAAAGGCATGAGGATAAGGTGTTGAAAGGGGCCTGCCAGTATAACAATGAGTTCTTCCCGGTAAGGGCGATTTCCATATTCCTCTGTCTCCGCAACGCCCCCGAATGGCAGTAATTCAATTTTTCGCAAACGCCAACCGAAATATTTTGCAGCAATCGCATGGCCAAGTTCATGGCAACAGACAATCACAAATAGCATGAGCAGTTCACGAAAATAACCTGTAGCGACACCCAG harbors:
- a CDS encoding superoxide dismutase family protein is translated as MKKNLFSFVLAGGVSILLAACSPEDTDEEDESLDNGEGNGEAEETDNEEAEDAEEPDAVAELYDPDEESIGTVSFYETDGNTRISAEVENLDQGFHGFHIHEEGVCEPDAEEGPFETAEGHYAPEDNDHGEHAGDLPPLYVKEDGTADMSVEVDRFDPDELVEEETAMIVHEDPDNFANIPDRYTSDEQDEGDSGPDEDTLDTGDAGDRAACAVIEEA
- a CDS encoding chemotaxis protein CheA, translating into MARSNYMQLFIDEGREHVQNMTNHLLELEKSPGTLPIVEEVFRSAHTLKGMAATMEFHNLSELTHTMENVLDALRNETLAATSETLDHVFEAVDLVEEMIDDVAEGGNDNKDIAVHLALLKALTSDDGKEEGAVTEKVQSLSYDEFEQTVLTQSAEQGYTPYDITVTLDPSTLLKAARVHMVFNGLGNHGEVIKTSPPVEDLEEENFEHTFRLAFISKRSIEELEAILYKVSEITSVRIETITGKRMQRKETSQEETANDPTTFPEKKETKRMIKVDIERLDRLMNLFEEWVVDRSRLERNAQALQNQSLTETVERMSRISEELQTVILNMRMVPVEHVFNRFPRMVRKVSKDLGKKVKIEIEGEKTELDRSIIDEIGDPLVHLLRNSIDHGIELPETRMAAGKNEAGTVRLSAYHSGNHVYIQVSDDGAGIDKEKLVKKAISQSIITESDAKTMTDPEKYDLLFSPGFSTAETITDVSGRGVGLDVVRQTFESLGGVVSVDSELGKGSFFSVQLPLTLSIIEVLLVQVKKETYGIPISAIMETAIITEAEVRETHDRKVMEFRGHIIPLLFLHDVFQAPNTKGAQQGGKFHSVVIINKEDRYVGLVVDQFIGHHEVVLKSLGSFLQDVFAISGATVVGDGEAALIIDTDALVKK
- a CDS encoding M50 family metallopeptidase, which codes for MINLLLLVRVHPLFWVVIALGVATGYFRELLMLFVIVCCHELGHAIAAKYFGWRLRKIELLPFGGVAETEEYGNRPYREELIVILAGPFQHLILMPLSWVAVAIFPFWTTSDHELFLFHNTALLFFNLLPLWPLDGGKLLQLITCKFLPFRDAQTWALRFSFGFLAVVALITAISYPMHLQWWVILVFLSVCHYLEWRQQPYGFLRFLLERRLLGKTYGGRNVAMIQVASKESVHVALRRLYKGKRAVYKIKETGQLIDERDVLDHWFKTRKSHVSIGTLAHL
- a CDS encoding ribosomal-processing cysteine protease Prp: MIKMTIVRDEADHTIQSFTLSGHADAADYGEDIVCAGVSAVAIGAVNAIESLCVSPLHVESGENGGYLHGAIPDAWSGREAEDGQLLLEGMLVSIYGIQESYGDFIEVTEK
- the rplU gene encoding 50S ribosomal protein L21, with amino-acid sequence MYAIIETGGKQVKVEEGQSIFVEKLPAEAGEDVTFDKVMLVGGDETKVGAPYVEGAKVAGKVEKNGKGKKIIVYKFKRRKGYRRKQGHRQPYTKVTIDSIQA
- the rpmA gene encoding 50S ribosomal protein L27 codes for the protein MLNMDLQFFAQKKGVGSTKNGRDSIAKRLGAKRGDGQNVTGGSILVRQRGTKIHPGENVGKGGDDTLFAKIDGVVKFERVDKKRKRVSVYAQEA